In a single window of the Rhizobium tropici CIAT 899 genome:
- a CDS encoding DUF1127 domain-containing protein, whose protein sequence is MKVLEKIKRFSEQRRAMRELSALDDHVLRDLGISRSHIPFAVKGARGN, encoded by the coding sequence ATGAAAGTATTGGAGAAGATTAAGCGCTTTAGCGAACAGCGCAGAGCAATGCGCGAGCTTTCCGCCCTGGACGATCATGTTCTTCGTGATCTCGGCATTTCCCGCTCGCATATTCCGTTCGCCGTCAAGGGAGCTCGCGGCAACTAA